Proteins encoded together in one Thalassotalea crassostreae window:
- the rluC gene encoding 23S rRNA pseudouridine(955/2504/2580) synthase RluC: protein MNDQKPNKGPNARHNSANSSANSQTETSERPKVRFVTIDEETDGQRIDNFLLKTLKGVPKSMIYRLLRKGEIRVNKKRIKPEYKLQTEDIVRICPIRVSEEAAPVSTSLKKVSSLEQNIIFEDDSLIVINKPTGMAVHGGSGLSFGLIEALRALRPKAKMLELVHRLDRDTSGCLVVAKKRSALRNLHEQLRHKNVQKFYHALVKGHWSAKLTRVTEGLRKNDLKSGERVVVVDNVNGKESETRYRVLKHYEGCTLVRAFPVTGRTHQIRVHCQVSGHPIGCDAKYGAEDFTALMNKQGLKRLFLHAASIEFTHPKTEERVKFEAPYDDALTAILKKQTVKTY, encoded by the coding sequence ATGAACGATCAAAAACCAAATAAAGGGCCAAATGCCCGTCATAATTCTGCAAATAGCTCGGCTAATAGTCAGACAGAAACTAGTGAAAGACCAAAAGTAAGGTTTGTTACCATTGATGAAGAAACCGATGGTCAACGTATCGATAATTTCCTGTTAAAAACACTTAAAGGTGTTCCAAAAAGCATGATTTATCGATTATTACGTAAAGGTGAAATACGAGTTAATAAAAAACGTATTAAGCCAGAATATAAATTGCAAACCGAAGATATTGTACGTATTTGTCCTATTCGAGTTTCGGAAGAGGCGGCACCCGTTTCAACCTCTCTTAAAAAAGTCTCGTCTCTAGAGCAAAACATTATTTTTGAAGATGACAGTCTAATTGTTATCAACAAACCAACCGGCATGGCAGTTCATGGTGGAAGTGGATTAAGTTTTGGTTTGATCGAAGCGCTTAGAGCTTTGCGACCAAAAGCAAAAATGTTAGAACTAGTGCACCGACTTGATAGAGATACTTCGGGTTGTTTAGTGGTTGCTAAAAAACGTTCGGCACTGAGGAATTTGCACGAACAATTACGTCATAAGAATGTCCAGAAATTTTATCATGCTTTAGTAAAAGGTCATTGGTCTGCAAAATTAACTCGTGTTACTGAAGGCCTACGAAAGAATGATCTCAAATCAGGTGAGCGAGTTGTCGTCGTTGACAATGTCAATGGTAAAGAATCAGAAACTCGTTATCGAGTACTAAAACATTATGAAGGTTGTACCTTGGTTAGGGCATTTCCGGTAACCGGGAGAACTCATCAAATCCGTGTTCACTGTCAAGTATCAGGTCATCCAATTGGCTGTGATGCGAAATACGGAGCCGAAGATTTTACTGCATTAATGAATAAACAAGGTTTAAAGCGTTTATTTTTGCATGCTGCGAGCATCGAGTTTACTCATCCTAAAACTGAGGAACGAGTAAAGTTTGAGGCACCTTATGACGATGCATTAACCGCTATATTGAAAAAACAGACGGTTAAGACTTATTAA
- a CDS encoding VOC family protein, with translation MHLEHINLFVKDMDATLKFYRAAFPHWQIRSQGRASWYGTPRNWIHFGDEYQYLAFSDSATGENRDLESMNVGLSHFAFVTNNIESTIKRLRQAGYPVAKDGATSKFRKNFYCIDPSGYEVEFVEYLSDIPSERNQDE, from the coding sequence ATGCATTTAGAACACATCAACTTATTCGTTAAAGATATGGATGCCACACTCAAATTTTATCGAGCAGCATTTCCACATTGGCAAATTAGAAGCCAGGGGCGAGCGTCATGGTATGGAACACCACGAAATTGGATTCACTTTGGTGACGAATACCAATACTTAGCTTTTAGCGACAGTGCCACAGGAGAAAATAGAGATTTAGAAAGTATGAATGTCGGTTTATCTCATTTCGCTTTTGTTACCAATAACATCGAATCTACCATAAAACGACTCAGGCAAGCTGGCTACCCGGTTGCTAAAGATGGCGCGACATCAAAATTTAGAAAAAATTTCTATTGTATTGATCCGAGTGGTTATGAAGTTGAGTTTGTAGAATATTTAAGTGATATACCATCAGAACGCAATCAAGATGAGTAG
- the soxR gene encoding redox-sensitive transcriptional activator SoxR: MSVIEEATLSVGYVAKRCGIKVSALHFYEQKGLIRSWRNQGNQRRYKRDVLRRISVIKAAQKMGISLGEVKTVFEQLPNNRTPNKNDWGNLAKIWQETLEQRIRYLENLRDSLTGCIGCGCLSMTNCPIYNANDELGKEASGAVILNRSL, from the coding sequence ATGTCAGTGATAGAAGAAGCAACACTTTCCGTTGGGTATGTGGCAAAGCGATGTGGTATTAAGGTTTCTGCTTTACATTTTTATGAACAAAAAGGGCTAATTCGAAGTTGGCGTAATCAAGGCAATCAACGTCGTTATAAGCGTGATGTGCTGCGACGTATATCGGTGATCAAAGCGGCGCAAAAGATGGGCATCAGTTTAGGTGAAGTAAAAACTGTTTTTGAACAATTACCAAATAACCGAACGCCAAACAAAAATGATTGGGGGAATCTGGCCAAAATTTGGCAAGAAACCCTTGAACAACGTATCCGTTATTTAGAGAATCTTCGAGATTCATTAACTGGTTGTATAGGTTGTGGTTGCTTATCGATGACCAATTGTCCTATTTACAATGCCAATGACGAACTTGGAAAAGAAGCAAGCGGAGCGGTTATTTTGAACCGCTCTTTGTGA
- a CDS encoding Maf family protein: MTQLVLGSTSPFRKALLEKLNVPFDCAKPNIDETAIDGETPEQLVARLAEQKAKAVAEQFPEGLIIGSDQVAVCDGNILGKPHTFENGVKQLTSFSGKSVTFLTGLCLYNAITDKAQVIVEPFHVSFRELTIDEISHYLHAEQPYNCAGSFKSEGLGICLFESLNGDDPNSLIGLPLIRLHQLLKNEGFDVLQYQ; this comes from the coding sequence ATGACCCAACTCGTTTTAGGCTCAACCTCGCCATTTAGAAAGGCTTTATTAGAGAAACTTAATGTACCGTTTGATTGTGCCAAACCAAACATTGATGAAACAGCTATCGATGGCGAAACACCTGAACAACTTGTCGCTAGACTCGCTGAGCAAAAAGCAAAGGCCGTTGCTGAACAGTTTCCTGAAGGACTAATTATAGGTTCAGATCAAGTAGCAGTTTGTGACGGTAATATTCTTGGTAAGCCTCACACCTTTGAAAACGGCGTTAAACAACTAACGTCATTTAGTGGCAAATCTGTAACGTTTTTAACAGGACTTTGTTTATACAACGCAATTACCGATAAGGCTCAAGTCATAGTTGAACCGTTTCATGTAAGCTTTAGAGAATTAACGATTGATGAGATAAGCCATTATTTACATGCAGAACAACCATATAACTGCGCGGGAAGTTTTAAAAGCGAAGGTCTCGGTATCTGTTTGTTTGAAAGTTTAAACGGTGACGATCCAAATTCATTAATCGGTTTGCCATTAATTCGATTACATCAATTACTGAAAAATGAAGGTTTCGACGTCTTACAATATCAGTAA
- the yceD gene encoding 23S rRNA accumulation protein YceD, translated as MKNLKLPISIDPYKSAQRRLECNGYFEMSGLERLLAEVDKAESEQINVVVNFDVDEQGLIVISGSAETQVALTCQRCNEPFQQELKVKYCYSPVKDEDSAEQLPSHYDTVVLDENGEVNLRELVEDELIIAIPLIPKHNLSECSAKADTSWGELPDTLEKPNPFDVLKNLK; from the coding sequence ATGAAGAATCTTAAGCTCCCGATATCAATAGATCCGTATAAAAGCGCTCAGCGTCGTCTTGAGTGTAACGGTTATTTTGAGATGTCTGGATTAGAAAGATTGCTTGCCGAAGTTGATAAAGCGGAAAGTGAGCAAATCAATGTTGTAGTCAACTTTGATGTGGATGAGCAAGGACTGATAGTAATCAGTGGTAGCGCAGAAACTCAAGTAGCTTTAACATGCCAGCGTTGTAATGAACCATTTCAACAGGAACTAAAAGTAAAGTATTGCTATAGTCCTGTTAAAGATGAGGATAGTGCCGAGCAACTACCTTCGCATTATGACACTGTAGTATTAGATGAAAATGGTGAAGTAAATTTACGCGAATTAGTGGAAGACGAATTAATCATTGCGATTCCATTAATACCGAAACATAACCTAAGCGAGTGTTCAGCTAAAGCTGATACGAGTTGGGGTGAGTTACCGGATACGCTTGAGAAACCGAATCCATTTGATGTTTTAAAAAACCTCAAGTAA
- the rpmF gene encoding 50S ribosomal protein L32: protein MAVQKSKKSRSRRGMRRSHDALTAENLSVDSVSGETHRRHHVTADGFYKGEKVIAK from the coding sequence ATGGCCGTACAAAAGAGTAAGAAATCTCGTTCAAGACGTGGCATGCGCCGTTCACACGATGCATTAACAGCAGAAAACTTATCAGTAGATAGCGTTTCTGGTGAAACTCACCGTCGTCACCACGTAACAGCCGATGGCTTTTACAAAGGTGAAAAAGTTATCGCTAAATAA
- the plsX gene encoding phosphate acyltransferase PlsX, with translation MHSLTVALDVMGGDSGPLVTIPSAIMAINNLPTLKLTLVGDEAAILPLLKQHNCFEHPRITVLHASESIAMDEKPSAALRTKKDSSMRKAIELVKAGDADAVVSAGNTGALLAISHYVLKKLSGIERPALISHLPITNSNSHALMLDLGANVFCDSDTLFQFALMGAAMAEEVDGKESPRVALLNMGEEDIKGSDRIKQTATLLNESEELNYIGFIEGNDIFSGKADVIVCDGFVGNIALKTCEGVAKLVMSKVMKIIQDSKFTRILGVLLNPTLKKIVKRLNPDQYNGASLIGLRGIVVKSHGNATSSAFYNAILEAVKEVERQVPDKIKSKVELGLLKRS, from the coding sequence TTGCATAGTCTAACGGTTGCGTTAGATGTTATGGGGGGCGATTCTGGCCCCCTAGTAACAATCCCTTCTGCAATAATGGCAATTAATAACTTGCCAACACTTAAGCTCACCCTTGTCGGGGATGAAGCTGCAATCCTTCCATTGCTAAAACAACACAATTGTTTCGAACATCCAAGAATCACTGTATTACATGCAAGTGAATCTATTGCCATGGATGAAAAACCATCTGCGGCTTTACGAACCAAAAAAGATTCGTCGATGCGCAAAGCTATCGAGCTAGTTAAAGCTGGTGATGCTGATGCTGTTGTGAGTGCTGGTAATACCGGAGCTTTGCTAGCTATTTCTCATTATGTGCTTAAGAAACTGTCAGGCATTGAACGTCCTGCATTGATCTCTCATTTACCAATAACCAACTCTAATTCCCATGCGTTAATGCTTGATTTAGGTGCTAACGTTTTTTGTGATTCTGATACCTTATTTCAGTTTGCACTAATGGGCGCAGCGATGGCTGAAGAAGTCGATGGTAAAGAATCGCCTCGTGTTGCTTTGCTCAATATGGGTGAAGAAGATATTAAAGGCAGTGATCGAATTAAACAAACAGCAACATTACTCAATGAATCCGAGGAACTAAATTACATTGGATTCATCGAAGGTAATGATATATTTTCAGGTAAAGCTGATGTCATTGTTTGTGATGGCTTTGTTGGAAATATTGCTTTAAAAACATGTGAAGGTGTTGCAAAACTTGTTATGTCAAAAGTAATGAAGATTATTCAAGACAGCAAGTTTACCCGTATATTGGGGGTTCTATTGAATCCAACGCTAAAAAAAATCGTAAAACGACTGAACCCCGACCAGTATAACGGCGCAAGTTTGATAGGATTACGCGGTATTGTTGTGAAGAGTCATGGCAATGCGACAAGTTCAGCTTTTTACAATGCGATATTAGAAGCTGTAAAAGAAGTTGAAAGGCAAGTTCCTGATAAAATAAAAAGCAAAGTTGAACTGGGATTATTAAAAAGGTCTTAA
- a CDS encoding beta-ketoacyl-ACP synthase III encodes MNSKIIGTGSYFPEQVRTNADLEKMMDTTDKWITERTGIKERRISAEHENVAYMGAKAAEKAIEMAGIDKSTIDMIVMGSTSSHVDLPSAACHLQKYLGVPTIPAFDVAAACSGFIFSLSIADQYIKSGMAKRILVVGADALSHMCDPSDRGTYILFGDAAGAVIIEASEEPGVISTHIHSDGDYGALLGADSPKRGELMTEEKAYIYMKGNEVFKFAVTRLSEIVTETLEHNNMDKSEIDWLVPHQANLRIIAAAAKKLSLPMEQVVVTLDKHGNTSAATIPTALDEAVRDGRIKRGQTILMEAFGSGFTWGSALVKF; translated from the coding sequence ATGAATTCTAAAATTATTGGTACCGGCAGTTATTTTCCTGAGCAAGTAAGAACCAATGCTGATCTTGAAAAAATGATGGACACCACCGATAAGTGGATAACTGAACGAACTGGTATTAAAGAGCGTCGTATTTCTGCAGAGCATGAAAATGTTGCTTATATGGGCGCTAAAGCTGCTGAAAAAGCGATTGAAATGGCAGGTATCGACAAATCAACGATTGATATGATCGTGATGGGGTCTACTAGCTCGCACGTTGATTTACCAAGTGCGGCATGTCATTTACAAAAATATTTAGGTGTACCAACTATTCCTGCGTTCGATGTGGCTGCGGCATGTTCCGGTTTCATATTTAGTCTTAGTATTGCTGATCAGTACATTAAATCAGGTATGGCTAAACGTATCCTTGTGGTGGGTGCAGATGCGCTTTCACACATGTGCGACCCAAGTGACCGTGGTACTTATATCTTATTCGGTGATGCTGCAGGCGCAGTTATTATTGAAGCTAGTGAAGAACCAGGCGTTATCTCAACTCATATTCATTCTGACGGTGATTATGGGGCGCTACTTGGTGCTGACTCGCCTAAGCGTGGTGAGTTAATGACAGAAGAAAAAGCATATATATATATGAAGGGTAATGAAGTCTTCAAGTTTGCTGTAACACGTTTAAGCGAAATTGTGACTGAAACCTTAGAACACAATAATATGGATAAATCTGAAATTGATTGGTTAGTACCACATCAAGCAAATTTACGTATTATCGCTGCGGCAGCTAAAAAGCTCTCGCTACCGATGGAGCAAGTCGTTGTGACATTGGACAAACATGGCAATACTTCAGCTGCCACGATTCCAACAGCACTTGATGAAGCCGTTCGTGATGGGCGTATTAAGCGTGGTCAAACAATTCTTATGGAAGCCTTTGGTAGTGGTTTTACTTGGGGTAGTGCATTAGTTAAATTCTAA
- the fabD gene encoding ACP S-malonyltransferase — MNNNLAFVFPGQGSQSVGMLADLADVEAVKETFAVASAALGYDLWDLCQNDSEGKLNQTNYTQPALLTASVAVYRAWIAKGGAVPSVVAGHSLGEYSALVVAGVISLEDGVKLVEKRGEYMQQAVPAGVGAMYAIIGLADDAIINACEQAAQGEVVSAVNFNSPGQVVIAGNKDAVERAGALCKEAGAKRALPLPVSVPSHCALMQPAADKLAADLESIEFNAPSIPVINNVDVEATSDVAAIKDALVRQLYSPVRWTESVEKIAELGAETLIEAGPGKVLQGLVKRINKQLSCASVNTADTLNTALEG, encoded by the coding sequence ATGAACAACAATTTAGCCTTTGTATTTCCTGGTCAAGGTTCACAATCGGTAGGTATGCTTGCTGATCTTGCTGACGTTGAAGCGGTAAAGGAAACATTTGCAGTAGCATCTGCTGCGTTAGGTTACGATTTATGGGACCTTTGTCAAAACGACAGTGAGGGTAAATTAAATCAAACAAATTACACTCAACCAGCATTATTAACGGCAAGTGTTGCTGTATATCGTGCATGGATTGCTAAAGGTGGCGCTGTACCTAGTGTTGTAGCAGGTCATTCATTAGGTGAATATTCTGCACTAGTTGTTGCTGGCGTTATCAGCTTAGAAGATGGCGTTAAGCTTGTGGAAAAGCGTGGCGAGTACATGCAACAAGCTGTTCCTGCTGGTGTAGGTGCAATGTATGCAATCATTGGTTTAGCAGATGACGCTATTATCAATGCCTGTGAGCAAGCAGCCCAAGGCGAAGTCGTTTCTGCTGTTAACTTTAACTCACCAGGTCAAGTCGTTATTGCTGGTAATAAAGATGCGGTAGAACGTGCCGGGGCTTTATGTAAAGAAGCTGGTGCAAAACGTGCTTTACCATTACCTGTTAGCGTGCCATCGCATTGTGCTCTTATGCAGCCAGCAGCTGATAAATTAGCAGCTGACTTAGAAAGCATCGAATTTAACGCGCCTAGCATTCCAGTAATCAATAACGTTGATGTTGAAGCGACAAGTGATGTAGCGGCAATTAAAGATGCGTTAGTTCGTCAACTATATTCGCCAGTTCGTTGGACTGAATCAGTTGAAAAAATTGCTGAATTAGGCGCTGAAACATTAATTGAAGCAGGACCTGGTAAAGTATTACAAGGTCTTGTCAAACGTATTAACAAACAACTTAGCTGTGCATCGGTAAATACTGCTGACACACTAAACACTGCATTAGAAGGATAG
- the fabG gene encoding 3-oxoacyl-ACP reductase FabG, producing the protein MSLFSLEGKTALVTGASRGIGKAIAEQLVSQGATVIGTATSQGGADNISAYLADNGKGFALNVTDSDSITALFEAIKAEFGQIDILVNNAGITRDNLMMRMKEDEWDDIISTNLNSLFKISKAVMRPMMKNRNGRIINIGSVVGSMGNAGQVNYATSKAGLLGFTKSLAKEVASRGITVNAIAPGFIDTDMTKALNDEQRSAISSQVPANRLGEPEEIAATVGFLASDAAAYINGETIHVNGGMYMV; encoded by the coding sequence ATGTCTTTATTTTCATTAGAAGGTAAAACTGCACTGGTAACTGGCGCAAGTCGTGGTATTGGTAAAGCAATCGCGGAACAGTTAGTTAGCCAAGGAGCGACAGTAATTGGTACGGCAACATCACAAGGTGGTGCAGACAATATCAGTGCTTACTTAGCGGATAACGGTAAAGGCTTTGCTCTTAACGTTACTGATAGCGACTCAATTACGGCTCTATTTGAAGCGATTAAAGCTGAATTTGGTCAAATTGATATCTTGGTAAATAACGCTGGTATCACACGCGATAACTTAATGATGCGCATGAAAGAAGACGAGTGGGATGATATTATCAGCACCAACTTGAATTCTTTATTTAAGATCAGTAAAGCAGTAATGCGTCCGATGATGAAAAATCGCAATGGCCGTATTATTAACATTGGTTCAGTGGTTGGCTCTATGGGCAACGCTGGCCAAGTTAACTACGCAACATCGAAAGCGGGTTTACTTGGCTTTACTAAATCATTAGCAAAAGAAGTTGCATCTCGTGGCATCACAGTAAATGCAATTGCCCCAGGTTTTATTGATACAGATATGACTAAAGCTTTGAATGATGAACAGCGCAGTGCTATTTCTTCACAGGTGCCGGCAAATCGTTTAGGTGAACCAGAAGAAATCGCTGCAACAGTAGGCTTTTTAGCTTCTGATGCTGCTGCATACATTAACGGTGAAACTATTCACGTTAATGGTGGCATGTACATGGTTTAA
- the acpP gene encoding acyl carrier protein: MSTIEERVRKIIVEQLGVKEEEAKNEASFVDDLGADSLDTVELVMALEEEFDTEIPDEEAEKITTVQSAIDYVTANG; this comes from the coding sequence ATGAGTACTATCGAAGAACGCGTAAGAAAAATCATCGTTGAACAGTTAGGTGTTAAAGAAGAAGAAGCTAAAAACGAAGCATCTTTCGTAGATGATTTAGGTGCGGATTCTCTTGACACAGTTGAATTAGTAATGGCTCTTGAAGAAGAGTTCGATACTGAAATCCCTGATGAAGAAGCAGAGAAAATCACAACTGTTCAATCAGCGATCGACTACGTTACAGCTAACGGCTAA
- the fabF gene encoding beta-ketoacyl-ACP synthase II, with protein MVMRRVVVTGLGMLSPLGNDPQSTWDALLAGKSGIGLIEHLDTTDFTTKFAGMVKEFDPESFGIAKKETRKMDLFIQYGIAAGNQALADSGLEVTEQNAARIGVAVGSGIGGLTLIEEGHTKALNQSVRKLSPFFCPSTILNMISGHLSITHGLKGPNIAIVTACTTGVHNIGHAARMIAYGDADAMVAGGAEKASTVLGIGGFMSARALSTRNDAPQQASRPWDKDRDGFVLSDGAGVVVLEEYEHAKARGAKIYAELSGFGMSGDAHHITSPPTNGAGGALAMSNAIKDAGIDSDKIGYINAHGTSTPAGDIAETNGAKSVFGAHAYKLMMGSTKSMTGHMLGAAGSAEAIFTILALQNSEVPPTINLDNPGEGCDLDYIRGEARQANLEYALCNSFGFGGTNGSLLFKKV; from the coding sequence ATTGTCATGCGACGAGTCGTAGTTACAGGCCTAGGAATGCTAAGTCCGTTAGGAAATGATCCTCAATCTACTTGGGATGCTTTGCTTGCCGGAAAAAGCGGTATTGGCCTAATTGAACATTTAGATACCACAGACTTTACAACTAAGTTTGCTGGTATGGTTAAAGAATTTGATCCAGAAAGTTTTGGTATTGCCAAAAAAGAAACTCGTAAAATGGATTTATTCATCCAGTACGGGATTGCAGCAGGTAACCAAGCGTTAGCTGATTCTGGTTTAGAAGTTACTGAGCAAAATGCTGCACGTATTGGTGTTGCTGTTGGCTCAGGTATCGGTGGATTAACATTAATTGAAGAAGGTCATACAAAAGCACTAAATCAAAGTGTGCGTAAACTTTCTCCATTTTTCTGTCCATCAACCATATTAAATATGATCTCAGGTCATCTTTCTATCACACACGGTCTTAAAGGACCTAATATTGCGATAGTGACAGCATGTACTACTGGTGTTCATAATATTGGTCACGCGGCTCGTATGATTGCATACGGCGACGCTGATGCTATGGTTGCTGGCGGTGCAGAAAAAGCGTCTACCGTATTAGGTATTGGCGGCTTTATGTCTGCTAGAGCATTATCGACTCGCAATGACGCTCCTCAACAAGCATCTCGTCCTTGGGATAAAGATCGTGATGGCTTTGTTTTGAGTGATGGTGCTGGGGTGGTTGTTCTTGAAGAATATGAACATGCAAAAGCTCGTGGTGCTAAAATTTACGCAGAATTGAGCGGTTTTGGTATGAGCGGCGACGCACATCATATCACTTCGCCACCAACAAACGGTGCAGGCGGCGCTTTAGCGATGTCAAATGCAATTAAAGATGCTGGTATCGACAGCGACAAAATTGGTTATATCAATGCTCACGGCACTTCAACGCCTGCAGGCGATATTGCCGAGACTAATGGCGCAAAATCAGTATTTGGCGCTCATGCCTATAAACTAATGATGGGTTCGACTAAGTCTATGACTGGTCACATGTTAGGTGCTGCGGGTTCTGCGGAAGCAATCTTCACAATTTTAGCATTACAAAATTCTGAAGTGCCGCCAACAATTAATTTAGATAACCCTGGTGAAGGTTGTGATCTTGATTATATTCGTGGTGAAGCTCGCCAAGCAAACTTAGAGTATGCTCTATGTAACTCTTTTGGTTTTGGTGGAACAAACGGTTCTTTACTGTTTAAAAAAGTCTAA
- the pabC gene encoding aminodeoxychorismate lyase, giving the protein MVYKSVNFKASDSVDISDRGLAFGDGIFTTAKIVDGDIEHIDDHIHRLRSGVLKLGLAQPDFNQIKAEMVKAAAGQLLATLKVIISAGNSKRGYSRDGIEQPNVIVTCSPYPKHYLGWHSSGLTLGVSKTQLGRNPSLAGIKHLNRLEQVMIRQELDQLPVDEVVVCDYEHCIVECNSANIFWRKNNIWYTPNLSMAGVNGIIRQKLMTLLPNVVECHARISELDSADIILLCNCLMAIAPVKNYNGRTLHIDHEYIDSLQQQLKDFDKCGE; this is encoded by the coding sequence ATGGTTTATAAATCAGTTAATTTTAAAGCAAGCGATAGTGTCGATATCAGTGATCGAGGCTTAGCTTTTGGTGATGGTATTTTTACCACAGCCAAAATTGTTGATGGCGACATAGAGCATATTGATGATCATATTCATCGATTGCGCAGTGGTGTGCTTAAATTAGGTTTAGCGCAACCGGATTTTAATCAAATTAAAGCGGAAATGGTTAAAGCGGCTGCAGGGCAATTACTTGCTACGCTAAAAGTGATTATTAGCGCCGGAAACTCTAAACGAGGATATTCCCGAGATGGGATTGAACAACCTAATGTTATTGTTACTTGTTCACCGTATCCAAAACATTATTTAGGCTGGCATAGCAGTGGTCTAACGTTAGGCGTAAGTAAGACACAATTAGGCCGAAACCCTAGCTTAGCAGGCATCAAGCATCTTAATCGCCTAGAGCAGGTAATGATCAGACAAGAACTAGATCAGTTACCTGTCGATGAAGTAGTCGTATGTGACTACGAACATTGTATCGTTGAATGTAACTCAGCGAATATCTTTTGGCGTAAAAATAATATCTGGTATACACCTAACTTATCGATGGCGGGCGTGAATGGTATTATCAGACAAAAATTAATGACACTTTTACCTAATGTTGTTGAGTGTCATGCTAGAATCAGTGAATTAGATAGTGCTGATATTATTTTATTGTGTAATTGCTTAATGGCCATTGCACCGGTTAAAAATTATAATGGACGGACGTTGCATATCGATCATGAGTATATAGACTCATTGCAACAACAACTTAAGGATTTTGATAAATGTGGCGAGTAA
- the mltG gene encoding endolytic transglycosylase MltG: protein MWRVIIAILAALAIAVVVVVFNANSTVNKPLNIDTATLYTIKPGKSYNHLLSDFKKRGYINSRFSYRLHAKLNPTQVRLKAGTFEFQPNMSMIELLGLVQSGMEYQFKITFVEGSTFKEWLLQLANTPYIKQTLDGKTPLDIVQSIDATVKHPEGLFFPSTYQYVAHTSDIDILKQAFKKMQVELQSSWENKQPKLPYKSPYEALIMASLIEKETGQVFEQPIIAAVFINRLAKKMRLQTDPTIIYGLGDRYTGDITYANIREKTAYNTYRIDGMPPTPIAMPGKSAIEASLNPAESKYLYFVSKGNGEHHFSTTLREHNNAVNKYIRGK from the coding sequence ATGTGGCGAGTAATTATTGCTATATTAGCGGCATTAGCAATTGCTGTTGTCGTGGTGGTTTTTAATGCTAATTCAACAGTAAATAAGCCGTTAAATATAGATACTGCAACCCTATATACCATTAAACCGGGTAAATCATATAATCATCTACTGAGTGATTTTAAAAAGCGTGGCTACATTAATTCACGATTTTCTTATCGCTTACATGCAAAATTAAACCCTACGCAAGTACGATTGAAAGCCGGTACCTTTGAATTTCAACCTAACATGTCAATGATCGAACTACTTGGTCTTGTTCAATCAGGAATGGAATATCAATTTAAGATTACCTTTGTGGAAGGTTCGACATTCAAAGAATGGCTCCTACAATTAGCCAACACACCTTACATAAAGCAAACGCTTGATGGCAAAACACCATTAGATATTGTGCAGAGCATCGACGCAACTGTGAAGCATCCAGAAGGGTTGTTCTTCCCTAGTACCTATCAATACGTTGCTCATACTTCCGATATCGATATTCTTAAGCAAGCATTTAAGAAAATGCAGGTGGAATTGCAATCGAGTTGGGAAAATAAACAACCTAAACTACCTTATAAATCACCCTACGAAGCATTGATCATGGCGTCATTGATTGAGAAGGAAACCGGGCAAGTATTTGAGCAACCAATTATTGCGGCAGTGTTTATTAATCGACTTGCCAAAAAAATGCGCTTACAAACAGACCCAACGATTATCTATGGATTAGGTGATAGATATACTGGTGATATTACCTATGCAAACATTCGAGAAAAAACAGCATACAATACCTATCGTATCGACGGTATGCCACCGACGCCAATTGCGATGCCAGGAAAATCTGCAATTGAAGCAAGTTTGAATCCTGCTGAGTCAAAGTACTTGTATTTTGTCAGCAAAGGCAATGGTGAACATCATTTTTCAACCACATTACGTGAACACAATAATGCGGTAAACAAATACATTAGAGGTAAGTAA